The following are encoded together in the Flavobacterium sp. TR2 genome:
- a CDS encoding HPF/RaiA family ribosome-associated protein: MKVQINTDKNIEGSARLESYFSGEIEKSLDRFQDKITRVEVHFGDENGEKFSLHDKKCVIEVRPVKLQPITVTEHAETLEKAFSGALAKVKKSLTNTFEKIKAH; the protein is encoded by the coding sequence ATGAAAGTACAAATCAACACCGACAAAAACATTGAAGGAAGTGCAAGATTAGAAAGCTATTTTTCTGGAGAAATAGAGAAAAGCTTAGATCGTTTTCAAGATAAAATTACTCGCGTAGAAGTTCACTTTGGAGACGAGAATGGAGAAAAGTTTAGCTTGCATGACAAAAAATGTGTGATTGAAGTCCGTCCTGTAAAATTACAGCCAATTACTGTTACAGAACACGCCGAAACACTTGAAAAAGCTTTTAGCGGTGCATTGGCCAAAGTCAAAAAATCGTTGACAAACACTTTCGAAAAAATAAAAGCACATTAA
- a CDS encoding restriction endonuclease PLD domain-containing protein — MSIWEKYSIEQQNEYIKFLQVYGALSNLFRQKQGDLIPYLDSKFQETVFTKIFNSQNVDIGNTPHDVLSVFGDERIGIGLKTWMGSKPSFQKVMQLKRYQNDINEYRSDLHSLAYKISEIKNQRMQSDYERLGLSEDKNIYHYITRDQGVFTINECAYPLIDVHKIKDFNATSSALSWSDGNKDYRYTFADSQIWQKFDSDKYNTITLNKFDVKIIEDPFSFLLQAYFNLIETTKVAEPDIIEAYLPLYSYQSKEVEEKSGLNAWNAAPKSKGSNIPRPLNEIYVPIPREFHKKHPDFFTSNIFEFERIKENYKGPSDEKPEVRFSLKLPNGKIIPALVTQDNMKGLQSGSNTLKDENGKRFGQSALGQWLLVDVLGLKEREPVTRKWLEKKGTDSVRLWRNKNDYTVINIDFAPIGSFELFMKDEPVPMDEDNFMG, encoded by the coding sequence ATGAGTATTTGGGAGAAATATTCCATCGAACAACAAAATGAGTACATAAAGTTTTTACAAGTTTATGGAGCATTATCAAACCTCTTTCGCCAAAAGCAAGGAGATTTGATTCCGTATCTTGATTCTAAATTTCAGGAAACTGTCTTTACAAAAATTTTTAATAGTCAAAATGTTGATATTGGAAATACTCCGCATGACGTACTTTCAGTATTTGGTGATGAACGTATCGGAATTGGCTTAAAGACCTGGATGGGAAGTAAGCCATCTTTTCAGAAAGTTATGCAACTTAAGCGTTATCAAAATGATATTAATGAATATCGTAGCGACTTACATTCCTTAGCATATAAAATTTCTGAGATTAAAAATCAGAGAATGCAAAGTGATTACGAACGATTAGGACTATCTGAAGACAAAAACATATATCATTACATAACACGTGATCAAGGTGTTTTTACTATTAATGAATGTGCATATCCTTTAATTGATGTACATAAAATTAAAGATTTTAATGCAACATCATCCGCTTTATCTTGGTCTGATGGAAACAAAGATTATAGATATACATTTGCTGATTCTCAAATATGGCAAAAATTTGACTCTGACAAATACAATACTATAACACTCAATAAATTTGATGTCAAAATTATTGAGGATCCATTTTCATTTTTATTGCAAGCATATTTCAATCTTATTGAAACGACAAAAGTTGCAGAGCCAGATATAATTGAAGCTTACTTACCATTATATTCTTATCAATCTAAAGAAGTAGAAGAAAAATCTGGATTAAATGCTTGGAACGCCGCGCCTAAAAGCAAAGGAAGTAATATTCCTAGACCTTTAAATGAAATTTACGTCCCTATTCCAAGAGAATTTCATAAAAAGCACCCTGACTTTTTTACATCCAATATTTTTGAATTTGAAAGAATTAAAGAAAACTACAAAGGTCCTTCTGATGAAAAACCTGAAGTACGTTTTTCATTAAAACTTCCAAATGGAAAAATAATTCCTGCTTTAGTTACCCAAGACAACATGAAAGGTTTGCAATCTGGAAGCAACACTTTAAAAGATGAAAATGGAAAAAGATTTGGACAATCTGCATTAGGCCAATGGCTACTTGTAGATGTTTTAGGCCTTAAAGAAAGAGAACCTGTTACTCGCAAATGGTTAGAAAAGAAAGGAACAGATTCTGTTCGTTTGTGGCGAAACAAAAATGATTATACCGTAATTAATATTGACTTCGCTCCTATTGGCTCTTTTGAATTGTTTATGAAAGACGAACCTGTTCCGATGGATGAAGATAACTTTATGGGATAA
- a CDS encoding DNA cytosine methyltransferase, with protein MTGEEKINIDEFDNKKFKNRFTEEDDNRKAVVTHYLHNYHNGVKDHFEEEAAQYIKQIVEYKNEEEKLDILEDTAVQQLLFEVEDVPFPTPENYTFKFIDLFAGIGGFRIALQNVGGKCVYTSEWNVDSQKTYRTNFGEVPFGDITKEVTKNYIPEDIQILCAGFPCQAFSIAGNRKGFQDTRGTLFFDVEKIIEAKRPKVVFLENVKNLVSHDKGNTFKVILEILEEKLGYKAYTKVLNSSTHANVPQNRERIFIVAFDKEQVPNHGDFKFPEPIPLTRTIHDILEKGKQADNLYYKKDHQYYPELEKTITSKDTIYQWRRVYVRENKNQVCPTLTANMGTGGHNVPLILDDYGIRKLTPKECFAFQGYPMDKYILPNIANSKLYMQAGNSVTTPLIERISQEIIKILRP; from the coding sequence ATGACGGGAGAAGAAAAGATCAACATTGATGAATTTGACAATAAAAAATTTAAAAATCGCTTTACAGAAGAAGACGATAATAGAAAAGCCGTTGTTACACATTATCTGCACAATTATCACAATGGCGTTAAAGATCATTTTGAAGAAGAAGCTGCCCAATACATAAAACAAATCGTTGAATATAAAAACGAAGAAGAAAAATTAGACATACTTGAAGATACTGCTGTACAGCAATTACTTTTTGAAGTGGAAGATGTCCCGTTTCCTACTCCCGAAAATTACACTTTTAAATTTATCGACCTTTTTGCAGGAATTGGTGGTTTTAGAATTGCGTTGCAGAACGTAGGGGGAAAATGTGTTTATACAAGCGAATGGAATGTAGATTCACAAAAAACATATCGTACTAATTTTGGAGAAGTTCCATTTGGAGATATTACTAAAGAAGTTACCAAGAATTACATTCCTGAGGATATTCAAATTTTATGTGCGGGATTCCCTTGTCAAGCTTTTTCTATTGCTGGAAATAGAAAAGGATTTCAAGATACCAGAGGCACTTTATTTTTTGATGTAGAAAAAATTATTGAAGCCAAAAGACCGAAAGTAGTTTTCTTAGAAAATGTAAAAAATTTAGTTTCTCATGATAAGGGTAATACTTTTAAAGTAATCTTAGAAATATTAGAAGAAAAACTTGGCTACAAAGCATATACTAAAGTTTTAAATTCTTCTACGCACGCTAATGTTCCGCAAAATAGAGAGCGTATTTTTATTGTAGCATTTGACAAAGAGCAAGTACCAAATCATGGAGATTTTAAATTTCCTGAGCCTATTCCTTTAACTAGAACAATCCATGATATTTTAGAAAAAGGAAAGCAGGCAGATAATCTTTATTACAAAAAAGATCACCAATATTATCCTGAATTAGAAAAAACAATAACTTCAAAAGATACAATATATCAATGGAGGAGAGTTTATGTTAGAGAAAACAAAAACCAAGTTTGTCCAACTTTAACAGCTAATATGGGAACAGGAGGACATAATGTGCCTTTAATTCTAGATGATTATGGTATTAGAAAATTAACACCTAAAGAATGTTTTGCTTTTCAAGGATATCCAATGGATAAATATATTTTACCAAATATTGCCAATAGTAAATTATATATGCAGGCTGGGAATTCAGTAACTACGCCTTTAATTGAAAGAATTAGTCAAGAAATTATAAAGATTTTACGCCCATGA
- a CDS encoding AsmA-like C-terminal region-containing protein — protein MKETLSKTKSFLQSDSFKKYAKRFGYFILGLIAILLLACGGLSIYFNRNKTEIIAKVNTKINENINGKFHIGDFHYKFLTGFPNFTLALNDVEIKDNQWQSHKHTLLRAKEIEARLNILSLLKHEINIHKILINDADIYIYKAENGYSNANIFKPKKKKPQTDKEKPETTIDEVNLNKVHVIIDNHLGHKLFDFDVASLDSKVNYEDDSWQTNLYLKTKINSLAFNTVHGSFAKEKILEGNFDISYAEANQKIDIKTKGLKIGSDTFDIIAFFNIGKNNSLFGINIGTDILWRNASNLLSANISSKLNQFDIKKPIKVNCDIKGDLNVEGDPKIVVQADIRDNELTIPDGLFTNCSFKGIFTNTFKPEKESSDPNSAIILNNFKAEYQSIPLTIAQAVINNLEKPIATGVVNADFDISKLNGLMNEKMLHFESGHAQANLKFQFDIVDLYINKPKFTGDVDIADATFDYIPKSIHAEKTAVQLSFTQEALYIKKIAYKHKKNIIRIDGKIDNFLNLYYDAPEKMVVNWNIYCPNIDVKQFLGVLKNSPKQKVAMKKPVKQNVNFTNQLRSVIEKCTAVINLKADKITYGALTATNTQATLQMLNSKILLKNGTLQTSGGSINFSGSVEPSGNRYVFTSNAQVNRVDIASFLRSFNNFGIKSFSPKNIRGRLTSNANVAGLMSSTGDLIMNSMKGKLDFNVNQGALLNFEPIMKVGKFAFPFRDVENITFSDLSGSLNLRGELVDVNKLTISSSVLNLDAEGVYSFGRGTNLALTVPLRNSKNDAKLATKEERKAVREKGIVLHLIAYDNEGKMKVKWGKKDKS, from the coding sequence ATGAAAGAAACTTTATCTAAAACAAAATCCTTTCTGCAATCTGATTCTTTTAAAAAATATGCCAAACGCTTTGGTTATTTTATTCTTGGCTTAATCGCGATTCTTCTACTTGCCTGCGGAGGTCTGTCGATATATTTCAACCGAAATAAAACCGAAATTATTGCTAAAGTCAATACCAAAATCAACGAGAATATAAATGGCAAATTTCATATTGGCGATTTTCATTATAAATTTCTAACGGGTTTCCCAAACTTTACTTTGGCGCTGAATGATGTCGAAATAAAAGACAATCAATGGCAGAGCCATAAACATACTTTACTGAGAGCCAAAGAAATAGAAGCGCGTTTGAACATTTTGAGTTTATTGAAACATGAAATCAATATTCATAAAATCTTAATTAACGACGCCGATATTTATATTTATAAAGCCGAAAACGGTTATTCTAATGCCAATATTTTTAAACCTAAAAAAAAGAAGCCTCAAACCGATAAAGAAAAACCCGAGACTACAATTGACGAAGTAAATCTCAACAAAGTTCATGTTATTATTGACAATCATCTGGGACATAAATTATTTGATTTTGATGTGGCGAGTTTAGACTCAAAAGTAAATTATGAAGATGACAGCTGGCAAACCAATCTCTATTTGAAAACCAAAATAAATAGTCTCGCTTTTAATACCGTACATGGAAGTTTTGCCAAAGAAAAAATTCTTGAAGGCAATTTTGATATTTCTTATGCCGAAGCCAATCAGAAAATAGATATTAAAACCAAAGGGCTTAAAATTGGTTCTGATACTTTTGATATTATCGCTTTCTTTAATATCGGAAAAAACAATTCGCTGTTCGGAATCAATATCGGAACGGATATTTTATGGCGAAATGCTTCCAATTTATTATCGGCAAATATCAGTTCGAAACTCAACCAATTCGACATCAAAAAACCGATTAAGGTAAACTGCGACATCAAAGGCGATTTGAATGTTGAAGGCGATCCGAAAATTGTGGTGCAGGCGGATATCCGTGATAACGAATTAACGATACCTGATGGTTTGTTTACGAATTGCAGTTTTAAAGGAATTTTTACTAACACTTTTAAACCCGAAAAGGAATCCAGCGATCCGAACTCCGCTATTATTCTGAACAATTTTAAAGCCGAATATCAAAGCATTCCGCTGACAATTGCTCAGGCCGTTATCAATAATCTAGAAAAACCCATTGCTACGGGAGTTGTAAATGCCGATTTTGACATTTCGAAACTGAACGGACTGATGAATGAAAAAATGCTTCATTTTGAAAGCGGTCATGCACAAGCCAATTTAAAATTTCAGTTTGATATTGTCGATCTGTACATCAATAAACCCAAATTTACAGGCGATGTTGATATTGCTGATGCTACATTCGATTATATCCCGAAAAGCATTCATGCCGAAAAAACTGCCGTACAATTGTCTTTTACGCAAGAGGCACTTTACATTAAAAAAATAGCTTACAAACACAAAAAGAACATTATTCGCATTGACGGAAAAATCGATAATTTCTTGAATCTCTATTACGATGCACCAGAAAAAATGGTCGTAAATTGGAATATTTATTGCCCAAATATTGACGTAAAACAGTTTTTGGGGGTTCTAAAAAATTCTCCGAAGCAAAAAGTCGCAATGAAAAAACCAGTTAAACAGAATGTCAATTTTACGAACCAATTAAGATCAGTAATTGAAAAATGTACGGCAGTAATTAATCTTAAAGCTGATAAAATCACGTATGGCGCGCTTACGGCAACCAATACGCAGGCTACACTGCAAATGCTAAATTCTAAGATTCTGCTTAAAAACGGAACACTGCAAACTTCTGGCGGAAGCATAAACTTTAGCGGTTCTGTTGAGCCAAGTGGCAATCGGTATGTTTTTACTTCAAACGCACAGGTAAACCGTGTAGATATTGCGAGCTTTTTAAGATCTTTCAATAACTTCGGAATCAAATCTTTTAGTCCGAAAAACATTCGAGGGCGATTAACCAGTAATGCCAATGTTGCTGGTTTAATGAGCAGCACGGGCGATTTAATCATGAATTCGATGAAAGGAAAACTCGATTTTAATGTTAATCAAGGTGCTTTACTCAATTTTGAACCGATTATGAAAGTCGGCAAATTTGCTTTTCCGTTTCGCGATGTAGAAAATATTACTTTCAGCGATTTATCGGGTTCGCTCAATCTCCGCGGAGAACTGGTCGATGTCAATAAACTCACCATAAGTTCCAGCGTTCTTAACCTAGACGCTGAAGGCGTTTATTCTTTCGGCCGAGGCACCAATCTCGCACTTACAGTTCCGCTAAGAAATTCTAAAAACGACGCCAAACTCGCCACCAAAGAAGAACGAAAAGCCGTTCGAGAAAAAGGAATCGTCCTGCATTTGATTGCTTATGATAACGAAGGAAAAATGAAGGTTAAGTGGGGGAAGAAGGATAAATCGTAA
- the trxA gene encoding thioredoxin, giving the protein MALAITDATFDEVVLKSDKPVMVDFWAAWCGPCRMVGPIIDQLSEEYAGKVVVGKVDVDANQEFAAKYGVRNIPTVLVFQNGEVVGKQVGVAPKQAYADSLDALL; this is encoded by the coding sequence ATGGCATTAGCAATAACAGATGCTACTTTTGATGAAGTAGTTTTAAAATCAGATAAACCAGTAATGGTAGATTTTTGGGCAGCATGGTGTGGTCCTTGTAGAATGGTTGGTCCAATCATTGACCAATTAAGCGAAGAGTACGCTGGTAAAGTAGTTGTTGGTAAAGTAGATGTAGATGCTAACCAAGAATTTGCTGCAAAATATGGTGTGCGTAACATACCAACCGTTTTGGTGTTTCAAAATGGTGAAGTAGTAGGAAAACAAGTAGGAGTAGCTCCGAAACAAGCCTACGCAGATAGTTTAGACGCTTTATTGTAA
- a CDS encoding TonB-dependent receptor, giving the protein MKNALSMYWKYCFLLLSLLIPAEAFSQNKSSEKKPEIKELDEVLVRGNSGEKRKKEESLNIETVNSSFIQRNLGGSLMQSLQKLPGVKTISIGSGGSKPLIRGLSFNQVIVVENGLKHEGQQWGADHGLEIDQYAVNRVEIIKGPSSFIYGSDAVGGAINIKPLPLPSQNFGGSVDLTGKSNNALFGSSINLFGRNENWFFDSRVTTMDYGDYRVPTDVVHVYSYAVPLYKNHLRNTAGRELDFHLSTGYSGEKLKSVFYFSNVHTKSGFFANAHGLEPRNVDLELHDKSNRDILMPYQQVNHLKISNTTSFPLGNHAFETQIGFQNNFRREWSHYVNHGYMPPIYPEDMYAPKDLERQYDKNVWSFSAKDEFRLNRHLITVGTNIVGQENAIGGWSFLIPAFAQFNAGLFAYDKMELNEKWFLHGAIRYDYGKIKMKSYYDWFQSPVTENNQTELEYLQRSQDLTKTFNSFTWSAGINYNLGNLLLKANLGSSFRMPIAKELASNGVNYHYFRFEKGNPNLDAERSYQLDLGVEWNQQNWSFQLTPFVNYFPNFIYLNPTSAHDIYYGAGNQVFEYEQSKVFRYGAELQTRYYFLKSLSAEIGAEYLYSEQKSGSKKGYTLPFSPPPSVLFGLNYEPQILFLKNPYFSVDYRFTAQQSNIVPPEKKTAESHVFNLAFGSKVKTGKQDISINIQIQNLFNTKYLNHTSFYRLIELPEAGRNIIVSMKIPFLISR; this is encoded by the coding sequence ATGAAGAATGCCCTATCCATGTATTGGAAATATTGTTTTTTACTCCTCAGTTTATTGATTCCAGCAGAAGCTTTTTCGCAAAATAAGTCTTCAGAAAAGAAACCAGAAATTAAAGAACTTGATGAAGTTTTAGTCCGCGGAAATTCTGGTGAAAAACGCAAAAAAGAAGAGTCGCTGAATATTGAAACAGTCAACAGCAGTTTTATTCAGCGCAATCTTGGCGGAAGTTTAATGCAGTCTTTGCAGAAATTGCCTGGCGTTAAAACCATTTCGATTGGCTCTGGAGGCTCAAAACCGCTTATTCGAGGTTTGAGTTTCAATCAGGTTATTGTGGTCGAAAACGGCTTGAAACATGAAGGCCAGCAATGGGGTGCCGATCACGGACTGGAAATCGATCAATATGCTGTCAATCGGGTAGAAATTATAAAAGGCCCTTCTTCATTCATCTACGGATCTGATGCTGTAGGCGGTGCGATAAATATTAAACCGCTGCCGCTTCCATCTCAAAATTTTGGCGGAAGCGTTGATCTTACTGGAAAAAGCAACAATGCGCTGTTTGGAAGTTCGATTAATTTATTTGGAAGAAACGAAAACTGGTTCTTTGATTCTCGCGTTACCACAATGGATTACGGCGATTATCGCGTTCCGACCGATGTGGTTCATGTGTATAGTTATGCTGTTCCACTGTACAAAAATCATTTGCGAAATACGGCTGGACGCGAACTTGATTTTCATTTGAGTACAGGCTATTCGGGAGAAAAGCTAAAATCTGTTTTTTATTTCAGCAATGTGCATACAAAAAGTGGCTTTTTCGCGAATGCGCACGGACTTGAACCCCGAAATGTTGATCTGGAATTGCACGACAAATCGAATCGTGATATTTTGATGCCCTATCAGCAAGTCAATCATTTGAAAATTAGCAACACAACTTCTTTTCCGTTGGGAAATCATGCTTTTGAAACGCAGATTGGTTTTCAAAACAACTTTAGAAGAGAATGGAGCCATTATGTAAATCACGGCTATATGCCTCCTATTTATCCTGAAGATATGTATGCCCCAAAAGATTTGGAACGCCAATACGATAAAAATGTTTGGTCATTTTCTGCAAAAGATGAATTTCGATTGAATCGCCATCTGATTACCGTAGGAACCAATATTGTTGGGCAGGAAAATGCCATTGGCGGATGGAGTTTCTTGATTCCAGCTTTCGCGCAATTCAACGCTGGTTTATTTGCTTACGATAAAATGGAACTGAATGAAAAATGGTTCCTGCATGGCGCTATTCGTTACGATTACGGAAAAATTAAAATGAAATCGTATTACGATTGGTTTCAAAGTCCCGTTACTGAAAACAATCAGACGGAATTGGAATATTTACAGCGTTCGCAAGATTTAACCAAAACTTTTAACAGTTTTACGTGGTCTGCAGGAATCAATTATAATCTTGGAAATCTTTTGTTAAAAGCCAATTTGGGTTCAAGTTTCAGAATGCCGATTGCCAAAGAACTGGCGTCAAATGGTGTAAATTATCATTATTTCAGATTCGAAAAAGGAAATCCGAATTTGGATGCTGAGCGTTCGTATCAATTGGATTTGGGAGTGGAATGGAATCAGCAAAACTGGTCTTTTCAGCTGACGCCGTTTGTGAATTATTTTCCAAATTTCATTTATCTGAATCCAACCTCAGCTCATGACATTTATTACGGAGCAGGAAATCAGGTTTTTGAGTATGAGCAAAGCAAAGTCTTTCGCTATGGCGCAGAATTGCAGACACGTTATTATTTCCTGAAATCTTTAAGTGCAGAAATTGGTGCCGAATATCTTTATTCGGAACAAAAATCAGGAAGCAAAAAAGGCTATACGCTTCCGTTTTCTCCACCGCCTTCTGTTTTGTTCGGATTGAATTATGAACCTCAAATTCTTTTTCTGAAAAATCCTTATTTCTCTGTTGATTATCGTTTTACGGCGCAGCAAAGTAATATTGTTCCGCCTGAGAAAAAAACGGCTGAAAGCCATGTTTTTAATCTGGCTTTTGGCTCAAAAGTAAAAACGGGAAAGCAGGATATCAGCATCAATATTCAGATTCAGAATTTATTCAATACGAAATATTTAAATCACACCAGCTTTTACCGGCTTATCGAACTTCCTGAAGCGGGACGCAATATTATTGTTTCTATGAAAATTCCGTTTTTGATTTCACGATAA